A single genomic interval of Pomacea canaliculata isolate SZHN2017 linkage group LG5, ASM307304v1, whole genome shotgun sequence harbors:
- the LOC112563613 gene encoding solute carrier family 28 member 3-like isoform X4, translating to MAVELKNISALRNGVDNPSFDTTGDHSDGIMFKIDDTNANKMPKKPEEEASNIRIQEYEEIENDENDEDQGDDGPCSRAVGRTQDAVIKFYSTHKRIIVNVFLAVLFLVYMTYFAYCMWYSFGDEGSIRLLVGTILGVFLIALHYLGDYFNLSKALNGTVRVKNKAKLRKIIRWVLYVISAVAMVTVLIVLVAIRTPSNLVSLGGLAAFILLSYITSFNPAKVNWHPVYWGFCVQFLFAGIILRTRVGYQIFDWLGSRVTEFLNYASAGAIFVFGDVYQEHFFAFAILPVIVFFSAAISTLYFLGVMQGIVKVLGRFLSFCLGTTPAESLNAAANIFVGMTEAPLMIRPFISRMTKSELHAVMTGGFATIAGSVLGAYIGFGVPADHLLSASVMSAPAALAISKLTYPETEVPQMSDEDYSKMEDMPEKNLIEAASSGASASIQLVANVAVNVMAFLSILAFVNATLNWFGERAGVAGVSFQFICSYVLYPVALFMGTELADCRRIAELVGIKTFTNEFIAYASLRDLIANHKTWTNYTSIYDPHTAGNVQYISDDIFLTHWNMTLTKGIISRRSEIIATYALCGFSNFGSMGIMLGALTGMAPDRKKDLASIVLRAMIAGNIACFFTACIAGLFFEDYK from the exons ATGGCCGTGGAGCTGAAGAATATATCGGCTCTCCGCAATGGCGTCGACAATCCGAGCTTTGATACAACTGGG GATCATTCAGATGGCATCATGTTCAAGATCGACGACACGAACGCAAACAAAATGCCCAAAAAACCTGAGGAAGAAGCGAGCAACATCAGGATCCAAGAGTACGAGGAGATTGAAAACGATGAAAATGACGAAGACCAAGGTGATGATGGACCTTGCTCGCGGGCAGTTGGACGTACCCAGGACGCTGTGATAAAATTTTACAGCACCCACAAAAGGATAATTGTGAATGTGTTTCTTGCTGTCCTGTTTCTGGTGTACATGACATATTTCGCTTACTGCATGTGGTACAGTTTTGGTGACGAGGGCTCCATTCGGCTGCTTGTCGGCACCATCCTGGGTGTTTTTCTAATCGCGCTTCATTACTTGGGCGACTATTTCAACCTTTCGAAGGCATTGAATGGCACTGTGAGAGTCAAGAATAAAGCAAAGCTTCGAAAAATCATAAGATG GGTCCTGTACGTCATCAGTGCAGTCGCCATGGTTACGGTGCTGATAGTACTGGTGGCCATACGAACACCCAGCAACCTCGTCTCACTGGGTGGCCTCGCTGCCTTCATACTACTCTCCTACATAACGTCCTTTAATCCTGCAAAG GTGAACTGGCATCCTGTTTATTGGGGATTTTGTGTGCAATTCCTCTTTGCGGGTATCATTTTGCGTACACGTGTAGGGTACCAAATATTTGATTGGCTGGGAAGCCGGGTCACCGAGTTCTTGAACTATGCGTCTGCAGGCGCCATCTTTGTCTTCGGGGATGTTTATCAGGAgcatttctttgcttttgcG ATTTTGCCAGTCATCGTTTTCTTCAGCGCTGCAATCTCCACCCTGTACTTTCTTGGTGTCATGCAAGGGATCGTCAAAGTGCTCGGCagatttctgtctttttgtctcGGAACCACACCTGCCGAGTCCCTCAACGCTGCTGCCAACATCTTTGTGGGCATG ACTGAGGCTCCCCTGATGATTCGCCCTTTCATAAGTCGCATGACCAAGTCCGAGCTCCATGCAGTGATGACGGGAGGTTTCGCCACCATTGCCGGCTCTGTCCTCGGCGCCTACATCGGTTTCGGA GTGCCCGCTGACCATCTGCTCTCAGCTTCTGTCATGTCGGCGCCCGCAGCTCTGGCCATTTCTAAACTCACCTACCCGGAGACGGAGGTACCCCAGATGTCAGATGAAGACTACTCCAAAATGGAAGACAT GCCAGAAAAGAACCTGATTGAAGCCGCCAGCAGCGGTGCCTCAGCCTCCATCCAGCTGGTGGCCAACGTAGCGGTCAACGTCATGGCCTTCTTGTCCATCCTCGCCTTCGTCAACGCTACATTGAACTGGTTCGGCGAACGGGCAGGTGTTGCAGGAGTTAGCTTTCAG TTTATATGTTCATACGTCCTGTACCCGGTGGCGCTGTTCATGGGCACGGAGCTTGCGGACTGCCGACGGATCGCCGAGCTGGTGGGCATCAAGACCTTCACAAACGAGTTCATCGCCTACGCCAGCCTCCGAGACCTCATCGCCAACCACAAGACGTGGACGAACTACACCAGTATATACGACCCTCACACTGCTGGAAATGTGCAGTACATAAGCGACGACATCTTCCTGACGCACTGGAACATGACGCTGACCAAGGGCATCATCTCG AGGCGCTCAGAGATCATAGCGACCTACGCTTTGTGCGGTTTCTCCAACTTTGGCTCCATGGGAATCATGCTTGGAGCCCTGACAGGTATGGCGCCCGATCGAAAGAAAGACCTGGCATCTATCGTTCTACGAGCTATGATCGCTGGCAACATCGCTTGTTTCTTCACGGCCTGCATCGCTG
- the LOC112563613 gene encoding solute carrier family 28 member 3-like isoform X2 has product MGARRSARSTFEEPLAMAVELKNISALRNGVDNPSFDTTGDHSDGIMFKIDDTNANKMPKKPEEEASNIRIQEYEEIENDENDEDQGDDGPCSRAVGRTQDAVIKFYSTHKRIIVNVFLAVLFLVYMTYFAYCMWYSFGDEGSIRLLVGTILGVFLIALHYLGDYFNLSKALNGTVRVKNKAKLRKIIRWVLYVISAVAMVTVLIVLVAIRTPSNLVSLGGLAAFILLSYITSFNPAKVNWHPVYWGFCVQFLFAGIILRTRVGYQIFDWLGSRVTEFLNYASAGAIFVFGDVYQEHFFAFAILPVIVFFSAAISTLYFLGVMQGIVKVLGRFLSFCLGTTPAESLNAAANIFVGMTEAPLMIRPFISRMTKSELHAVMTGGFATIAGSVLGAYIGFGVPADHLLSASVMSAPAALAISKLTYPETEVPQMSDEDYSKMEDMPEKNLIEAASSGASASIQLVANVAVNVMAFLSILAFVNATLNWFGERAGVAGVSFQFICSYVLYPVALFMGTELADCRRIAELVGIKTFTNEFIAYASLRDLIANHKTWTNYTSIYDPHTAGNVQYISDDIFLTHWNMTLTKGIISRRSEIIATYALCGFSNFGSMGIMLGALTGMAPDRKKDLASIVLRAMIAGNIACFFTACIAGLFFEDYK; this is encoded by the exons ATGGGAGCTAGAAGATCAGCAAGGAGT ACGTTTGAAGAGCCGCTTGCAATGGCCGTGGAGCTGAAGAATATATCGGCTCTCCGCAATGGCGTCGACAATCCGAGCTTTGATACAACTGGG GATCATTCAGATGGCATCATGTTCAAGATCGACGACACGAACGCAAACAAAATGCCCAAAAAACCTGAGGAAGAAGCGAGCAACATCAGGATCCAAGAGTACGAGGAGATTGAAAACGATGAAAATGACGAAGACCAAGGTGATGATGGACCTTGCTCGCGGGCAGTTGGACGTACCCAGGACGCTGTGATAAAATTTTACAGCACCCACAAAAGGATAATTGTGAATGTGTTTCTTGCTGTCCTGTTTCTGGTGTACATGACATATTTCGCTTACTGCATGTGGTACAGTTTTGGTGACGAGGGCTCCATTCGGCTGCTTGTCGGCACCATCCTGGGTGTTTTTCTAATCGCGCTTCATTACTTGGGCGACTATTTCAACCTTTCGAAGGCATTGAATGGCACTGTGAGAGTCAAGAATAAAGCAAAGCTTCGAAAAATCATAAGATG GGTCCTGTACGTCATCAGTGCAGTCGCCATGGTTACGGTGCTGATAGTACTGGTGGCCATACGAACACCCAGCAACCTCGTCTCACTGGGTGGCCTCGCTGCCTTCATACTACTCTCCTACATAACGTCCTTTAATCCTGCAAAG GTGAACTGGCATCCTGTTTATTGGGGATTTTGTGTGCAATTCCTCTTTGCGGGTATCATTTTGCGTACACGTGTAGGGTACCAAATATTTGATTGGCTGGGAAGCCGGGTCACCGAGTTCTTGAACTATGCGTCTGCAGGCGCCATCTTTGTCTTCGGGGATGTTTATCAGGAgcatttctttgcttttgcG ATTTTGCCAGTCATCGTTTTCTTCAGCGCTGCAATCTCCACCCTGTACTTTCTTGGTGTCATGCAAGGGATCGTCAAAGTGCTCGGCagatttctgtctttttgtctcGGAACCACACCTGCCGAGTCCCTCAACGCTGCTGCCAACATCTTTGTGGGCATG ACTGAGGCTCCCCTGATGATTCGCCCTTTCATAAGTCGCATGACCAAGTCCGAGCTCCATGCAGTGATGACGGGAGGTTTCGCCACCATTGCCGGCTCTGTCCTCGGCGCCTACATCGGTTTCGGA GTGCCCGCTGACCATCTGCTCTCAGCTTCTGTCATGTCGGCGCCCGCAGCTCTGGCCATTTCTAAACTCACCTACCCGGAGACGGAGGTACCCCAGATGTCAGATGAAGACTACTCCAAAATGGAAGACAT GCCAGAAAAGAACCTGATTGAAGCCGCCAGCAGCGGTGCCTCAGCCTCCATCCAGCTGGTGGCCAACGTAGCGGTCAACGTCATGGCCTTCTTGTCCATCCTCGCCTTCGTCAACGCTACATTGAACTGGTTCGGCGAACGGGCAGGTGTTGCAGGAGTTAGCTTTCAG TTTATATGTTCATACGTCCTGTACCCGGTGGCGCTGTTCATGGGCACGGAGCTTGCGGACTGCCGACGGATCGCCGAGCTGGTGGGCATCAAGACCTTCACAAACGAGTTCATCGCCTACGCCAGCCTCCGAGACCTCATCGCCAACCACAAGACGTGGACGAACTACACCAGTATATACGACCCTCACACTGCTGGAAATGTGCAGTACATAAGCGACGACATCTTCCTGACGCACTGGAACATGACGCTGACCAAGGGCATCATCTCG AGGCGCTCAGAGATCATAGCGACCTACGCTTTGTGCGGTTTCTCCAACTTTGGCTCCATGGGAATCATGCTTGGAGCCCTGACAGGTATGGCGCCCGATCGAAAGAAAGACCTGGCATCTATCGTTCTACGAGCTATGATCGCTGGCAACATCGCTTGTTTCTTCACGGCCTGCATCGCTG
- the LOC112563613 gene encoding solute carrier family 28 member 3-like isoform X1, which translates to MSTTFYTTLPTPHVCTSESTLWFEGVIRATVIHHILLRGGEEQTFEEPLAMAVELKNISALRNGVDNPSFDTTGDHSDGIMFKIDDTNANKMPKKPEEEASNIRIQEYEEIENDENDEDQGDDGPCSRAVGRTQDAVIKFYSTHKRIIVNVFLAVLFLVYMTYFAYCMWYSFGDEGSIRLLVGTILGVFLIALHYLGDYFNLSKALNGTVRVKNKAKLRKIIRWVLYVISAVAMVTVLIVLVAIRTPSNLVSLGGLAAFILLSYITSFNPAKVNWHPVYWGFCVQFLFAGIILRTRVGYQIFDWLGSRVTEFLNYASAGAIFVFGDVYQEHFFAFAILPVIVFFSAAISTLYFLGVMQGIVKVLGRFLSFCLGTTPAESLNAAANIFVGMTEAPLMIRPFISRMTKSELHAVMTGGFATIAGSVLGAYIGFGVPADHLLSASVMSAPAALAISKLTYPETEVPQMSDEDYSKMEDMPEKNLIEAASSGASASIQLVANVAVNVMAFLSILAFVNATLNWFGERAGVAGVSFQFICSYVLYPVALFMGTELADCRRIAELVGIKTFTNEFIAYASLRDLIANHKTWTNYTSIYDPHTAGNVQYISDDIFLTHWNMTLTKGIISRRSEIIATYALCGFSNFGSMGIMLGALTGMAPDRKKDLASIVLRAMIAGNIACFFTACIAGLFFEDYK; encoded by the exons ATGTCAACGACATTCTACACGACCTTACCGACCCCTCATGTCTGCACCTCAGAATCAACTTTATGGTTTGAGGGCGTTATCAGGGCGACAGTAATACATCATATATTGTTGAGAGGTGGAGAAGAACAG ACGTTTGAAGAGCCGCTTGCAATGGCCGTGGAGCTGAAGAATATATCGGCTCTCCGCAATGGCGTCGACAATCCGAGCTTTGATACAACTGGG GATCATTCAGATGGCATCATGTTCAAGATCGACGACACGAACGCAAACAAAATGCCCAAAAAACCTGAGGAAGAAGCGAGCAACATCAGGATCCAAGAGTACGAGGAGATTGAAAACGATGAAAATGACGAAGACCAAGGTGATGATGGACCTTGCTCGCGGGCAGTTGGACGTACCCAGGACGCTGTGATAAAATTTTACAGCACCCACAAAAGGATAATTGTGAATGTGTTTCTTGCTGTCCTGTTTCTGGTGTACATGACATATTTCGCTTACTGCATGTGGTACAGTTTTGGTGACGAGGGCTCCATTCGGCTGCTTGTCGGCACCATCCTGGGTGTTTTTCTAATCGCGCTTCATTACTTGGGCGACTATTTCAACCTTTCGAAGGCATTGAATGGCACTGTGAGAGTCAAGAATAAAGCAAAGCTTCGAAAAATCATAAGATG GGTCCTGTACGTCATCAGTGCAGTCGCCATGGTTACGGTGCTGATAGTACTGGTGGCCATACGAACACCCAGCAACCTCGTCTCACTGGGTGGCCTCGCTGCCTTCATACTACTCTCCTACATAACGTCCTTTAATCCTGCAAAG GTGAACTGGCATCCTGTTTATTGGGGATTTTGTGTGCAATTCCTCTTTGCGGGTATCATTTTGCGTACACGTGTAGGGTACCAAATATTTGATTGGCTGGGAAGCCGGGTCACCGAGTTCTTGAACTATGCGTCTGCAGGCGCCATCTTTGTCTTCGGGGATGTTTATCAGGAgcatttctttgcttttgcG ATTTTGCCAGTCATCGTTTTCTTCAGCGCTGCAATCTCCACCCTGTACTTTCTTGGTGTCATGCAAGGGATCGTCAAAGTGCTCGGCagatttctgtctttttgtctcGGAACCACACCTGCCGAGTCCCTCAACGCTGCTGCCAACATCTTTGTGGGCATG ACTGAGGCTCCCCTGATGATTCGCCCTTTCATAAGTCGCATGACCAAGTCCGAGCTCCATGCAGTGATGACGGGAGGTTTCGCCACCATTGCCGGCTCTGTCCTCGGCGCCTACATCGGTTTCGGA GTGCCCGCTGACCATCTGCTCTCAGCTTCTGTCATGTCGGCGCCCGCAGCTCTGGCCATTTCTAAACTCACCTACCCGGAGACGGAGGTACCCCAGATGTCAGATGAAGACTACTCCAAAATGGAAGACAT GCCAGAAAAGAACCTGATTGAAGCCGCCAGCAGCGGTGCCTCAGCCTCCATCCAGCTGGTGGCCAACGTAGCGGTCAACGTCATGGCCTTCTTGTCCATCCTCGCCTTCGTCAACGCTACATTGAACTGGTTCGGCGAACGGGCAGGTGTTGCAGGAGTTAGCTTTCAG TTTATATGTTCATACGTCCTGTACCCGGTGGCGCTGTTCATGGGCACGGAGCTTGCGGACTGCCGACGGATCGCCGAGCTGGTGGGCATCAAGACCTTCACAAACGAGTTCATCGCCTACGCCAGCCTCCGAGACCTCATCGCCAACCACAAGACGTGGACGAACTACACCAGTATATACGACCCTCACACTGCTGGAAATGTGCAGTACATAAGCGACGACATCTTCCTGACGCACTGGAACATGACGCTGACCAAGGGCATCATCTCG AGGCGCTCAGAGATCATAGCGACCTACGCTTTGTGCGGTTTCTCCAACTTTGGCTCCATGGGAATCATGCTTGGAGCCCTGACAGGTATGGCGCCCGATCGAAAGAAAGACCTGGCATCTATCGTTCTACGAGCTATGATCGCTGGCAACATCGCTTGTTTCTTCACGGCCTGCATCGCTG
- the LOC112563613 gene encoding solute carrier family 28 member 3-like isoform X3, which produces MTFEEPLAMAVELKNISALRNGVDNPSFDTTGDHSDGIMFKIDDTNANKMPKKPEEEASNIRIQEYEEIENDENDEDQGDDGPCSRAVGRTQDAVIKFYSTHKRIIVNVFLAVLFLVYMTYFAYCMWYSFGDEGSIRLLVGTILGVFLIALHYLGDYFNLSKALNGTVRVKNKAKLRKIIRWVLYVISAVAMVTVLIVLVAIRTPSNLVSLGGLAAFILLSYITSFNPAKVNWHPVYWGFCVQFLFAGIILRTRVGYQIFDWLGSRVTEFLNYASAGAIFVFGDVYQEHFFAFAILPVIVFFSAAISTLYFLGVMQGIVKVLGRFLSFCLGTTPAESLNAAANIFVGMTEAPLMIRPFISRMTKSELHAVMTGGFATIAGSVLGAYIGFGVPADHLLSASVMSAPAALAISKLTYPETEVPQMSDEDYSKMEDMPEKNLIEAASSGASASIQLVANVAVNVMAFLSILAFVNATLNWFGERAGVAGVSFQFICSYVLYPVALFMGTELADCRRIAELVGIKTFTNEFIAYASLRDLIANHKTWTNYTSIYDPHTAGNVQYISDDIFLTHWNMTLTKGIISRRSEIIATYALCGFSNFGSMGIMLGALTGMAPDRKKDLASIVLRAMIAGNIACFFTACIAGLFFEDYK; this is translated from the exons ATG ACGTTTGAAGAGCCGCTTGCAATGGCCGTGGAGCTGAAGAATATATCGGCTCTCCGCAATGGCGTCGACAATCCGAGCTTTGATACAACTGGG GATCATTCAGATGGCATCATGTTCAAGATCGACGACACGAACGCAAACAAAATGCCCAAAAAACCTGAGGAAGAAGCGAGCAACATCAGGATCCAAGAGTACGAGGAGATTGAAAACGATGAAAATGACGAAGACCAAGGTGATGATGGACCTTGCTCGCGGGCAGTTGGACGTACCCAGGACGCTGTGATAAAATTTTACAGCACCCACAAAAGGATAATTGTGAATGTGTTTCTTGCTGTCCTGTTTCTGGTGTACATGACATATTTCGCTTACTGCATGTGGTACAGTTTTGGTGACGAGGGCTCCATTCGGCTGCTTGTCGGCACCATCCTGGGTGTTTTTCTAATCGCGCTTCATTACTTGGGCGACTATTTCAACCTTTCGAAGGCATTGAATGGCACTGTGAGAGTCAAGAATAAAGCAAAGCTTCGAAAAATCATAAGATG GGTCCTGTACGTCATCAGTGCAGTCGCCATGGTTACGGTGCTGATAGTACTGGTGGCCATACGAACACCCAGCAACCTCGTCTCACTGGGTGGCCTCGCTGCCTTCATACTACTCTCCTACATAACGTCCTTTAATCCTGCAAAG GTGAACTGGCATCCTGTTTATTGGGGATTTTGTGTGCAATTCCTCTTTGCGGGTATCATTTTGCGTACACGTGTAGGGTACCAAATATTTGATTGGCTGGGAAGCCGGGTCACCGAGTTCTTGAACTATGCGTCTGCAGGCGCCATCTTTGTCTTCGGGGATGTTTATCAGGAgcatttctttgcttttgcG ATTTTGCCAGTCATCGTTTTCTTCAGCGCTGCAATCTCCACCCTGTACTTTCTTGGTGTCATGCAAGGGATCGTCAAAGTGCTCGGCagatttctgtctttttgtctcGGAACCACACCTGCCGAGTCCCTCAACGCTGCTGCCAACATCTTTGTGGGCATG ACTGAGGCTCCCCTGATGATTCGCCCTTTCATAAGTCGCATGACCAAGTCCGAGCTCCATGCAGTGATGACGGGAGGTTTCGCCACCATTGCCGGCTCTGTCCTCGGCGCCTACATCGGTTTCGGA GTGCCCGCTGACCATCTGCTCTCAGCTTCTGTCATGTCGGCGCCCGCAGCTCTGGCCATTTCTAAACTCACCTACCCGGAGACGGAGGTACCCCAGATGTCAGATGAAGACTACTCCAAAATGGAAGACAT GCCAGAAAAGAACCTGATTGAAGCCGCCAGCAGCGGTGCCTCAGCCTCCATCCAGCTGGTGGCCAACGTAGCGGTCAACGTCATGGCCTTCTTGTCCATCCTCGCCTTCGTCAACGCTACATTGAACTGGTTCGGCGAACGGGCAGGTGTTGCAGGAGTTAGCTTTCAG TTTATATGTTCATACGTCCTGTACCCGGTGGCGCTGTTCATGGGCACGGAGCTTGCGGACTGCCGACGGATCGCCGAGCTGGTGGGCATCAAGACCTTCACAAACGAGTTCATCGCCTACGCCAGCCTCCGAGACCTCATCGCCAACCACAAGACGTGGACGAACTACACCAGTATATACGACCCTCACACTGCTGGAAATGTGCAGTACATAAGCGACGACATCTTCCTGACGCACTGGAACATGACGCTGACCAAGGGCATCATCTCG AGGCGCTCAGAGATCATAGCGACCTACGCTTTGTGCGGTTTCTCCAACTTTGGCTCCATGGGAATCATGCTTGGAGCCCTGACAGGTATGGCGCCCGATCGAAAGAAAGACCTGGCATCTATCGTTCTACGAGCTATGATCGCTGGCAACATCGCTTGTTTCTTCACGGCCTGCATCGCTG
- the LOC112564263 gene encoding probable hydrolase PNKD, producing the protein MAKAGSCLFQIGYFLYTRTRIGYYYHRRDIAKAQEKLGGGSHSELTLFSFGDLQILPIPMMMDNYAYLVTDTTSNTSVVVDPGHAEPVQLQLSERNIMPEAILITHKHWDHSGGNTDMQQHYPGIKIYGNVVDHVQNITNAVTDAEVLKFGGLKFQVMMTPGHTIGHVVYVLEGGSFGAPDCVFSGDLLFLSGCGRMFEGSSTVMLKSLDRICSLPDSCLIWPGHEYAKENLEFTCHLDTGNSTAKEKLEWVKSQREKKLCTCPSTLLEEKQYNPFIRTAEESIVRALGLVSDDSFKEPSDQQRACILEEIRERKDQFKYKL; encoded by the exons ATGGCGAAGGCGGGGtcatgtttatttcaaatagG ATACTTCTTGTACACACGCACAAGAATTGGATACTATTACCATAGGCGAGATATTGCGAAAGCTCAAGAAAAACTCGGTGGAGGAAGCCACTCAGAGTTAACTCTTTTCAGCTTTGGAG ACCTTCAGATCCTACCCATCCCCATGATGATGGACAATTATGCTTATTTGGTGACGGACACAACAAGTAACACATCAGTTGTTGTTGACCCAGGACATGCTGAACCAGTTCAG TTGCAGCTTAGTGAAAGGAACATTATGCCAGAAGCCATCCTAATTACCCACAAGCACTG GGACCACAGTGGAGGAAACACAGACATGCAGCAACACTATCCTGGCATCAAGATATATGGAAATGTTGTTGACCATGTACAAAATATCACAAA TGCAGTAACAGATGCTGAAGTTCTCAAATTTGGTGGGCTTAAGTTCCAAGTGATGATGACTCCAGGTCACACCATTGGCCATGTTGTTTATGTCCTTGAAGGAGGATCTTTTGGTGCCCCAGACTGTGTTTTCTCTGGGGACTTGCTTTTCCTGTCTGGCTGTG GTCGCATGTTTGAGGGCTCTTCTACTGTTATGCTGAAGTCTCTGGATAGGATCTGTTCTCTACCAGACTCTTGTCTTATATGGCCAG ggCATGAATATGCCAAAGAGAACTTGGAATTCACGTGTCACCTTGACACTGGAAACAGTACAGCCAAG GAAAAACTAGAGTGGGTGAagtcacagagagagaagaagctTTGTACA TGCCCATCAACTTTGCTTGAAGAAAAACAGTACAACCCCTTTATTAGAACAGCAGAGGAATCCATTGTACGAGCTTTAGGTCTGGTTAGTGATGACAGTTTTAAAGAGCCTAGTGATCAGCAAAGAGCCTGCATACTGGAAGAGATAAGAGAGCGCAAGGATCAGTTCAAATACAAGCTCTAA